From the Mustela nigripes isolate SB6536 unplaced genomic scaffold, MUSNIG.SB6536 HiC_scaffold_1088, whole genome shotgun sequence genome, the window ttttttaattttttttcatttatttattttcagcataacaatatcattattttttcaccacaccccgtgctccatgcaatccgtgccctctataatacccaccacctggtatcccgacCTCCaaaccccctgccacttcaaacccctcagattgtttttcagagtccatgtctctcatgattcacccccccttccaatttacccctacccccttctctctaactccccatgttctccatgctttttgttatgctccacaaataagtgaaaccatatcataattgactgtctctgcttgacttatttcactcagcataatctcttccactcccgtccatgttgctacaaaagttgggtattcgtcctttctgatggagacagaatactccatagtgtatatggaccacatcttccttatccattcgtccgttgaagggcatcttggagattcctcaagaaattaaaaatagaactttcctatgagcCTGCCATtgaactcctgggtatttaccccaaagatacagatgtagtgaaaagaagggccatctgtaccccaaagtttatagcagcaatggccacagttgcccatctgtggaaagaaccaagatgcccttcaatggacacaGCTGTTTTGTGAAGGAAGCTGAGGTTTCCATTGGGTGGATCCCTGATTTAAAGGCTTGTAAGCATGATGGGGAAGAGTAAGTTGCTCCTTTCAGCAGCTATATTAATCTGACATATGGGGGGAAACACTGAAGCTTTGACCGTGGACTTGGTGGGTTGATGGTGATGAAGCAGTAGATTccttcttgtttatttctttgtactATTTTAACTTCTGTAGTCATCCCAAAGGGGAGAAGCACTTGGTAAAACCTGAGCTGACCTTGGGACTGCACTGGAATCAAAAGTGGCAAAAACAGCTTCCATGAAGAGCAAAGAAGTTGATTTAACATGAATTATCTGAGGGAAAGGAAGCAGTGTTGAGCCAGCCTAGAATAGGTCTTCAGAGCGGAAACTGAAATAAAgctgtatgcatgtgtgcacatatgcaaatggacacacacacacacacacacacacacacccctacattCCTATTTCCCATTTATGCTTGATGAAGAAGACTTCCTTGCTTTGACCCTCACTCTACATTGTAAGAAGAGGCCAGGGGATAGAGATGACCTATGATGAATACAACTACTGCAAAGAATTTAGGATTCCAGGAGGTAGAAATTTTTGAGGGTGGCGTATTCATACTTTGGAAAGAAAGGGAGTCCTTTATCTCTGCATCTACAGTCCcctgaaacagagaaagggatcCTTCATTTTCAATTGTCCAAATAACTTAAGAGAGTCATCCAGGTGGAGATGGCAGGGTGACAAAGAAAGGAATGGAAGGCATTTGGGTACTAACCTGCCAAAAATTCATTGTGTCCCAGATGGAGGACCCACCTCTAAAGTAAGGTAAAGGTGGTctggtgagaaagagaaagaccaaaaaagaaaaggtgctATTTATAATTCCAAGTCCCCAAACATCTCAACTAGTCTCACCTTAATCACTTGGTAGGTATTTGAGAGAAGACCAATACAACCAAGGTTGCTATCATGattagatatttattgagcatcaaaAGAACACCAGAGCACTAGAGTCACAGTTCAGGAGCAAAACTGAATCCTGGTCTATTGCATACAAATCTTAATTAAAGGCTATCTGGccctaaaaaaaaggaaatgatcctGAATACAACTGGTCCTCTGAGCTGGCAAAGCTGAGTTTCCCTCTGGTCTTCTGGTAGCAACAGGCCAAAGTTGAGCAGTGTCTGGAGGCAGGATGACCAAGTCTTAATGCTATGAGAACTTCCCTCTGGTGTTTAAAGAGAAGCAGTAGAAGAAGACAAAATATAAGGGTCTAAGGCCTGATCCAGTAGCAGGCTTGCTGATGTGCATATGGTAACTTCTTAGGCAAAACCAGTCACTCTTAGAAACCTCAGGGTTGGGCAGGGAAGACACGTTCAGTCGTCCAGGAAGAGAGGTAGCAGGGAAGATGGCTATGCAGAAGGCTGAATAGGAAATTATGTCAGTAGGCCCTGGCTTAGCAGGACATTTTTAGCAGACGCCAGTGTCCTTGGTGGCCAAAAGCTCATAATCTGTAGAAGCTGTGTGCAGCAGGTGATCATAGTCACTGTTGATCCAGGCGATGGTCTGGTTCTCCTGGCCCAGGCAGGGATCCTCAGAGTAGTCATTGCCTGGAGTCTGGGAAGATGGCTCTTTGCTGGAGCAACACCCTGTGAAAATTCCCACTCTCCAGGCTTCACCAGAATTGCTGGCCTCTCTGGCATGTGTCCTGTGGCCCAAGATCCCACCACTCATAAAGAGGGACTTGAGCCTGGAATTCTAGTTTCCCATACTTCTGTCCTAAATTTGCCAACTAACCCTTAGGTTCTTGTTATCAAGGCATTCTAGGAACAGAAGGCTGATGGATCTGGATTATCCTGTGTGATCAGTGAGCCAAGAAAGAACTTCAGGAGGTTcttcagagaggaaagaaagcagtgCTCTGACCCTGAAGGCCTTTGGGCTTAGAATTGGGTTTGTGTCAAGCTCCCTTTCCTTCATGCCAGTGATTAACAGAATGAGGGCAGGGGAGGGTTCAGAAGATGGAAAAGCAGAGGCAGTCTTACCTGGCCACTTCATAGACATGCTCTAGAAAAGAAGGAGGCATCGAGTCAGAAGTCTCCATGGGGAGTGGACAAGGGCCAAATATGGACACTGGTTACCAGtcaaagggagggaaggggagacagaaagGGGGAATTGGGGGGTATTGGGAAGgtaaactgaagcacagagataCAAATTTCTCAGAGAAAGGTTGAGGAATCACATTTGGTTATGATCCTCTTTGGCATACTCTGACTCAGAACATTGGGCTGGAAGAGTTGCCTGTTGTGGTAGGGGAAGGGACACTGGAACTGGACACACTCACCACCCAGGAATCTTGCCAAAGATCCCAGGGAGTTTTTGTGGAAACTAGCTGGCCAGGCCAGAGCCCGGGCAGAAGGGGTTGAATTAATCTGTCAGGGACCATGACCAAAGCCATTCTCAAATGTACTCATCTCCACTGGGCACCCAGAAAAGGTCTTTAAGTAGATCACCATTGCCCCCTAGTGTCTATGGAGAAGAACTATCTCTATTCTGTGCAGGCTTAAATGTTCTATAACCTGGTACAAATATGGATGTCTCTTGACACTGCCTCCCGGAGTTTATAATCTTACAGGAATACAACTGGGAATGCATGCTTTAAGCCACAACAAAGCAAACAGAGCATGCCCTATACCATCTACTTTGTGATACAGCCATATGTTTCCATGTCTTACCTCTCCCACTGGCCTGGTAGCTTCCATAACACAGGtgttgtctttttcattttatatggtCCCTGCCTGACTGATAGTGGGCAATCGGTAACTACATGTTAAATTGAATTGATGGCCCAAGGCTATCTCTCTCTTACAGAGAAGTAAATAATAGAAACTTTGGGAAGACAATCCAGAGGGGAAAAGCATAAGGCCATGAGGTGTGTGGTCTATTTGCCTGTTGGACTTCAGtgattcaaaatgaaaataaggagtGGTGGGCATAAAGAAGATAGGCTATATCAGAGAGGGCCTTAAATAGAATGCATCATTTTGACTTCTATCCCCTAAGCCATGAGAAGCCTTGGAAggtttttgagagagaaacaataaaatatggtTACAGTTTATTCCTAGTTTCATTGAGACCATGATTAATGGTTTTTAGTATTCCTGGGATTTGTGGCTACCTGGGACATCTCTACTTTCAAGTTCAACCTCATGAGTCATAGCCATGCTAACTGGCCAAGACCAGAGCTTATACTTCAGACCCAGGAGAAGGAAATTCTTAAGGCTCCTTTCTCCCTTTTGGCTGGAGGAAGTCATGGTGGAAACAAGGCTACTTGGGAATAGGAGctgctacaggaaaaaaaaaaaaaaggacactaatGTTAAGCAAAATGGTGAGTGCAGCAGGTATTGAAGCGTAGCTAGGTTTTACTTAGAAATGAATGTCCAAACTCTTTTCCTGCTCTGTTTGCTCACAGTTGTTAAATATCCCTGAAAAGTGCACCTTCATAATGTCactcctttgcttaaaaaaattggTGACTTCTAGTTCCTTTGGAAGACCTAGAGAAAAAATTCCAAGTTCCTTAGCCTGCTATTTAAAACACTCTATAATCAGAAGTAAACTTCCCTTTCCCCTgcatttacttatgtattttctACACTGATGACCTCACTCACCGTCACCTTTTAAGCATTTGCACCTTACTTTTGTAGTTTCTCCTTCCTATAATGCTGCCTTCTAATTTGTTTTCATCATCCAAGGCCTGGTCTAAGTTCCTCCTCCTTCTAAGAGTTCTTGTTAATCACTTAGGCTCTGACTCTCTTCTCTGGAAACCTTTAGTATTGATTGTTTTCTCCTGGCTTTGAGTCCATAGCCTTTATTGTTATGTATGTATATTGATAAACTTCATGTTTCTACTTTGAATCTTCTAAATAAATTCTAAGCAACTTGAGGCCAAGGATTGTGACTTCTGTTTCTCTTGCACCCTCGTTAGACCATCCATTACAGTGAAGGCTTGTACTAGGCTTTGTACCAAAGACTTCTAAACTAACTTAAATAAATCATATTGTTATTGTTGGCTTGCATGTCTGTCTCCATGAACCCTAAACTTCAATCCCAAAGTATGCTGAGAGCCTTTtgaagtgcctagcacagtggTTGATGCAATTTATGCTTAACTGTGCTCtcagaatgaattaatgaacaaaGTCACTCAGTCATACTCATCACTCACCTTGTTGGGATGTCTTCCGGCAAAGCATAACATAAGCCATGATGAAGACCACGATACAGCACAGGGAAATGATGAGAACAATGAAGAAGATAGGCAGGTCCTTTCCTAGAAGGCAAAATAAGACAAAGAGGTGTGCTGTTGAAAATGAGTTCAGAAATAGATTCCAAGGATCAGCCCAGACCAGCCCATAACccttttttacccatttttaattttctcctagCTTTATTAGATAGCCAGAGAGACAAACAAGACCCAAGACCTATGAGAAAGGCTGGAAAGAGGCTAAAAACTCCATGTATAAACACATTCTTCCAAACCCACTAATTGATGACTGATTGGTCTGGGCATTTAAATTAGTTCTCCATGCTTTCCATGGAACCAAGACGAGGAGTTTGCACCTACTCTTAAAAGAAAGTAGTATCTGACTTCCCACTTTACAAAAATCTTCGTTATTGATATTCTAGTCAATTACTTCTAGCCAAATTTTTCCCCCCTTGGGGAACCACTTGAAAaagtgagaatgcaaactggtgcaaccactctggaaaacatcatggaggttcctcaaaaagctaaagatAGACCCATCCTACAACCCACTaattgcacttctaggtatttatccagaggttacaaacataatgattca encodes:
- the LOC132008794 gene encoding V-set and immunoglobulin domain-containing protein 4-like, coding for KDLPIFFIVLIISLCCIVVFIMAYVMLCRKTSQQEHVYEVARTHAREASNSGEAWRVGIFTGCCSSKEPSSQTPGNDYSEDPCLGQENQTIAWINSDYDHLLHTASTDYELLATKDTGVC